In the Astatotilapia calliptera chromosome 5, fAstCal1.2, whole genome shotgun sequence genome, one interval contains:
- the nucks1a gene encoding nuclear ubiquitous casein and cyclin-dependent kinase substrate 1a, translating to MSRPVRNRKVVNYSQFNESDDADEEYGDDKPKKVRPAPREHKRSKNSQDDSEDSDDKLSKPKNDSADDFGSDDEDNDFGEEDEDGGSDYEEKRGKKGKKAKVEKPSKRGPKRKRAADDSDDDREVSRKRTVRQAASKAVSKQREILLGDGGSEDEEHEDQEEPYMDPDESGSDEDFMVEDDDDSDYGHSKKRGKKVIRRRRTDKEKKSPKPRLKATVTPSPMKGKGKGRPSTKAMEKSSPKEEEEEEDPESPLEEEEEEPEKKESSPAPKKTKEAAGGEEEEEDEEEEDGSEEEAPSGED from the exons GAACAGGAAGGTGGTGAACTACTCACAATTCAACGAGTCTGATGACGCAG ATGAGGAGTATGGTGACGACAAGCCGAAGAAGGTGCGACCAGCCCCTCGTGAGCACAAGCGCTCAAAGAACTCGCAAGATGACAG TGAGGACTCTGATGACAAGCTCTCCAAACCCAAAAATGATTCAGCAG ATGACTTTGGCAGCGATGATGAAGACAATGACTttggagaggaggatgaagatggaGGAAGTGActatgaagaaaaaagagggaaaaagggaaagaaagccAAGGTGGAGAAGCCCAGCAAGCGGGGGCCGAAGAGAAAACGGGCTGCAG ATGACAGCGATGACGACAGGGAAGTGAGTCGAAAGCGTACAGTGCGTCAGGCGGCCTCAAAGGCCGTGTCCAAACAGAGAGAGATCCTGCTGGGAGATGGAGGCAGCGAGGATGAGGAACATGAAGATCAAGAGGAGCCCTACATGGACC CTGACGAGTCTGGCAGCGATGAGGACTTCATGGTGGAGGATGACGATGACAGCGACTACGGTCACTCCAAGAAGAGAGGCAAGAAGGTGATTCGACGGCGACGGACAGACAAGGAGAAGAAAAGCCCCAAGCCACGGCTAAAGGCCACAG TGACCCCCAGCCCAATGAAAGGAAAGGGGAAGGGGCGCCCCAGCACCAAGGCGATGGAGAAGAGCTCacccaaagaggaagaagaggaggaggacccagAGAGTCccctggaggaggaagaggaggagcccGAGAAGAAGGAGAGTTCCCCAGCTCCCAAGAAGACAAAGGAGGccgcaggaggagaagaggaagaggaggacgaggaggaggaggatggctCAGAAGAGGAGGCACCCTCTGGAGAAGACTAG
- the slc45a3 gene encoding solute carrier family 45 member 3 has product MVVKKWFQCQMWKLLLVNTLSCGLEVCMAAGTVYIPPLLLQAGMEERYMTMMLAVTPVLGLIFIPMIGSASDSWRGRFGRRMPFIWILSLGVLLGLQIIPQARRLTLLISPQHPHWVQAGMQAAAVCLVEFCAQACLTLLLALLSDLFPGEEENRKAFSVNSLMTSLGGCLGFLLPSVDWSQVPIAVYLGGQEAFVYTLLTLLFFGCLLSTTCIKEEAGVRGERKILVHPPLKSLGSRCCPFPFLLRPRCLRDVLCRRAAEGLSMLHHLYAVCTHVPQVIWRLFVAEVCSWMALMSVMLFFADFMGEGLYQGVPGADPESQERKHYDEGVRMASLALFLQCAVSVLCSTLMDRWVALLGAKVVYTSGVALLLLATTVMSVTDSVMMVTVMAAVTGYTLCVLQVLPYTLLCLYHSDRKIFFKSSRPRPLERTESNDPTLAKPVPSCGPPAKHQAVGLIPPVAEPSVESPHLSLLVAGGDRAEADSTQVSNRGMGFDMAILEAAYLLSQLLPAMCLGSIVQLTNSVRAYMACACCFSLLALLFARRVVYSHADLQC; this is encoded by the exons ATGGTTGTGAAAAAGTGGTTTCAGTGTCAGATGTGGAAGTTGTTGCTGGTGAACACTTTATCATGTGGCCTGGAGGTGTGCATGGCTGCCGGGACTGTCTACATCCCACCTCTACTGCTACAGGCCGGCATGGAGGAACGCTACATGACTATGATGCTTG CTGTGACTCCAGTTTTGGGCTTGATCTTTATACCCATGATCGGCTCAGCTAGTGATTCTTGGAGAGGGCGCTTCGGTCGACGCATGCCCTTTATCTGGATCCTGAGCCTGGGAGTTTTGCTAGGCCTGCAAATAATTCCCCAAGCCAGGCGGCTGACTCTACTGATTTCACCACAGCACCCTCACTGGGTGCAAGCCGGCATGCAGGCTGCAGCTGTGTGCCTTGTCGAGTTCTGCGCACAG GCCTGTCTCACCCTACTGCTTGCCCTGCTGTCAGATCTGTTCCCCGGGGAGGAAGAAAACCGAAAAGCATTCTCAGTTAATTCCCTGATGACAAGCCTGGGGGGATGCTTGGG GTTTTTGCTTCCTTCCGTGGACTGGAGCCAGGTGCCCATAGCAGTATATTTGGGAGGGCAAGAGGCCTTTGTTTACACCCTGCTCACCCTCCTATTTTTTGGCTGCCTCCTCTCCACAACCTGCATCAAGGAGGAAGCAGGAGtcagaggagagaggaagatTCTTGTTCATCCCCCTTTAAAAAGTTTGGGGAGCAGATGCTGCCCGTTCCCCTTCCTACTTCGGCCTCGTTGTTTACGTGATGTGCTGTGTCGACGTGCAGCAGAGGGTCTTTCAATGCTGCATCATTTGTATGCGGTGTGCACACATGTGCCACAGGTCATATGGAGACTTTTTGTGGCAGAGGTGTGTAGTTGGATGGCACTGATGAGTGTCATGCTCTTCTTCGCTGACTTTATGGGGGAGGGATTGTACCAGGGAGTGCCAGGTGCAGATCCAGAATCACAGGAAAGGAAACACTATGATGAAG GTGTGCGCATGGCCAGTCTGGCTCTCTTCCTGCAGTGTGCAGTGTCGGTGCTGTGCTCTACGCTAATGGACCGCTGGGTGGCTCTGCTGGGAGCCAAAGTGGTATACACTAGTGGGGTGGCTCTTCTGCTGTTGGCCACCACCGTCATGAGTGTCACAGACAGTGTGATGATGGTCACTGTCATGGCTGCTGTGACGGGGTACACGCTCTGTGTCCTGCAGGTGCTGCCATACACACTGCTGTGTCTCTATCACTCAGACAGAAAG ATTTTCTTCAAGTCATCCAGACCCAGACCTCTTGAGCGGACTGAAAGTAATGACCCAACACTTGCTAAGCCTGTTCCCTCATGTGGTCCACCTGCTAAGCACCAAGCTGTGGGGCTGATACCTCCTGTGGCAGAGCCCTCTGTTGAGTCGCCACATCTATCACTTTTGGTGGCTGGAGGTGATAGAGCTGAAGCAGACTCCACACAAGTCTCAAACAGAGGGATGGGCTTTGACATGGCAATACTGGAAGCCGCGTACCTTCTCTCCCAG